A single Crateriforma conspicua DNA region contains:
- a CDS encoding D-alanine--D-alanine ligase family protein — protein sequence MRKLRILLLVREGHVPPDTLDGVTEKELDAWKAEFDVCETLRCLGHEVIPLGVYDDLGPIRKALLEQSPDITFMLLEEFHGVAIYDFAIISYLELMQQAYTGCNPRGLLLSKDKALSKKILSYHRIPTPRFAVFPKGRIVHRPKRLTFPLFVKSVIEDASFGISQASIVQTDQQLAERVNFIHEKTGDDAIAEQYIEGRELYVGVIGNQRLQTFPAWEMDFGKMPEEMAKIATQHVKFNHKYQEKHGITTHAATDLDDAMQARIAKVCKRVYRALHMSGYARMDLRLSPSGEIYVIESNANPNIEYGEDFAESAETGGVNYEQLLQRILNLGLSYKPAWMAG from the coding sequence ATGCGTAAACTTCGAATCCTGCTGTTGGTCCGTGAAGGCCACGTTCCGCCGGACACATTGGACGGCGTCACGGAAAAAGAACTGGACGCCTGGAAAGCGGAATTCGACGTTTGCGAAACCCTGCGGTGTCTGGGACATGAGGTCATTCCGCTGGGCGTGTATGACGATCTGGGCCCGATCCGAAAGGCGTTGCTGGAACAGAGTCCTGACATCACGTTCATGCTGTTGGAAGAATTCCACGGCGTCGCGATCTATGACTTTGCGATCATCAGTTATTTGGAACTGATGCAGCAAGCCTACACGGGATGCAATCCCCGAGGGCTGTTGCTGAGCAAAGACAAGGCGCTGTCGAAAAAGATCTTGTCGTATCACCGCATCCCGACACCACGTTTCGCCGTTTTTCCCAAAGGCCGCATCGTTCACCGGCCCAAACGTTTGACGTTTCCCCTGTTTGTCAAATCGGTCATTGAAGATGCCAGTTTCGGAATCAGCCAAGCATCGATCGTTCAAACCGACCAACAGTTGGCCGAACGCGTCAACTTTATCCATGAAAAGACGGGCGATGACGCGATCGCCGAACAGTACATCGAAGGTCGCGAGCTTTACGTCGGCGTGATCGGCAACCAACGGCTTCAAACGTTTCCCGCCTGGGAAATGGACTTCGGCAAAATGCCGGAGGAGATGGCGAAGATTGCGACGCAACACGTCAAGTTCAATCACAAGTACCAGGAAAAACACGGCATCACCACTCACGCGGCCACCGACTTGGACGATGCCATGCAAGCCCGAATCGCCAAGGTTTGCAAACGCGTTTATCGGGCGCTGCACATGAGCGGTTACGCTCGGATGGATCTGCGACTCAGTCCGTCAGGCGAGATCTATGTGATCGAATCCAATGCAAATCCGAACATCGAATACGGGGAAGATTTTGCGGAATCTGCTGAAACCGGCGGTGTGAATTACGAACAGTTGCTGCAGCGGATTTTGAACTTGGGGCTGAGCTACAAGCCGGCTTGGATGGCCGGATGA
- a CDS encoding putative zinc-binding metallopeptidase, protein MPKRKLNLARMSDDDLLDLRVCELPLKLKDTPLQERVDQLYDELAQRGITFRPHCWLSDDWYSPDGIPGIAIPFYLAHPRLMRLERQQLLEVEGGTKQWCMKILRHEAGHAIDTAYRLRRKAAFRRVFGRVSQPYREYYQPMPSSRDYVLHLEMWYAQAHPLEDFAETFAVWLRPGSRWRATYKDWPALKKLEQVDRFMKSVAGTKPVVTSRRADEPLSRIRKTLREHYASKRRHYGLDIPSVYDADLRRLFDGSISSRRAPTAAAFLSKVRGEIRRVVARWTGEYTYTIDQVIQEMIERCREMELRVGGPAEDVKRDAMILVAVRTTHFMHEGRHRVVV, encoded by the coding sequence ATGCCCAAGCGTAAGTTGAATCTCGCCAGGATGAGCGACGACGACTTGCTGGATCTCCGAGTGTGCGAGTTGCCGCTGAAGCTGAAAGACACCCCGCTTCAGGAACGCGTCGATCAGCTTTATGACGAATTGGCCCAGCGTGGAATTACATTCCGCCCGCATTGTTGGCTGAGCGACGATTGGTACAGCCCCGACGGCATCCCGGGGATCGCGATCCCGTTCTATCTGGCCCACCCGCGGCTGATGCGGCTGGAACGCCAGCAGTTGCTGGAGGTCGAAGGCGGTACGAAGCAGTGGTGCATGAAGATTCTGCGTCACGAAGCCGGTCACGCGATCGATACGGCATACCGACTGCGACGCAAAGCCGCGTTTCGTCGTGTCTTTGGCCGGGTTTCCCAGCCGTATCGTGAATATTACCAGCCGATGCCGTCCAGCCGTGACTATGTGCTGCACCTGGAAATGTGGTACGCCCAAGCTCATCCGCTGGAGGATTTCGCGGAAACCTTTGCCGTCTGGCTGCGTCCCGGGTCGCGTTGGCGTGCGACGTACAAGGACTGGCCGGCACTGAAGAAGCTGGAACAAGTCGACCGGTTCATGAAGTCCGTGGCGGGCACCAAACCGGTCGTGACATCGCGTCGCGCCGACGAACCGCTATCCAGGATTCGCAAAACCCTGCGTGAACACTATGCTTCCAAGCGTCGACATTACGGTTTGGACATCCCCAGCGTCTACGATGCCGATCTGCGTCGCCTGTTCGACGGATCCATCAGTTCGCGCCGTGCCCCCACGGCGGCCGCGTTCCTGAGCAAGGTGCGCGGCGAAATTCGTCGCGTGGTGGCTCGTTGGACCGGCGAATACACCTACACGATCGACCAAGTGATCCAGGAAATGATCGAACGCTGCCGAGAAATGGAGTTGCGTGTCGGCGGACCCGCGGAGGACGTCAAGCGGGATGCGATGATCCTGGTCGCCGTGCGGACGACTCATTTCATGCACGAAGGACGACATCGCGTCGTGGTTTGA
- a CDS encoding SHD1 domain-containing protein, whose protein sequence is MSPSICGCRLTAFLLTALMTLTPVLAFEVGDRVTFSRAGSSGEGVVSDVRGGGKFLVIEVDNGGRKSKVVVLASQAKASASAPAADDSMRMWTDASGSFSVKATLVEQSATMATLRKEDGRVINVPIEKLSIGDQEYLALMDTADPNPFAGGTSMPATGSSFAPSSNGGASPSRSFGGVAQLSVPQAVKLPEGKKLLLTNMSPPASIQADTTPYDFSALGNAALNVTKKEFREDMTRPFIVGSDGSTLACCLKSSWSNNDKFTKVFRIDGRRGSAQQVAECTGRSFGIASADPGTGDALIIFDAAQGTQSSGLGIMTGLTDGSPRIAMTWDMFPGDSNKKDYVRYRRVLPGGIAVVVYGQTIRVINYRNRSTVWTCAQTMFNEPAVSAGGRYTAVADTTGEQIAIVETATGQQIGSVPCGKIGSVSMGFSPDAKRIALSEGNKVRVFEVATGEVLLEHEANVPLSKHGGQLPWYGQSFLLLPTGPVLSLKRNLIVWNYQMQGEPIEYADRIFEGLYPVVNDGSVGIVRLPHEKAIEAADREVGDLAAVSQGDSIAVNVTGSGPGATTNQIRSWIEAAIEKAGYRVASDAPTKLNASVTRGKTEERSYREFGNFGTTEVKFTPYISKVDVVQGSDTLWTRSSRSSMPFFVRGDKTLKQIARENEKPNTGVFENMELPEQILKLEYQKGFGNSMVSIQGIRDM, encoded by the coding sequence ATGTCTCCATCGATCTGCGGCTGTCGACTGACGGCGTTTCTATTGACGGCTTTGATGACCCTGACGCCCGTGTTGGCGTTCGAAGTCGGCGACCGAGTGACCTTTTCTCGCGCCGGATCATCCGGCGAAGGTGTGGTGTCGGACGTTCGCGGCGGTGGCAAATTTTTGGTCATCGAAGTCGACAACGGCGGCCGAAAATCGAAAGTCGTCGTACTGGCGTCTCAGGCCAAAGCGTCGGCTTCGGCACCCGCGGCGGATGATTCGATGCGGATGTGGACCGATGCATCGGGTTCGTTCAGCGTGAAAGCGACCTTGGTCGAACAGTCGGCGACGATGGCAACGCTCCGCAAGGAAGACGGTCGGGTGATCAACGTTCCGATCGAAAAGCTGTCCATCGGCGACCAGGAATACTTGGCCCTGATGGACACGGCCGATCCGAATCCGTTCGCCGGCGGCACGAGCATGCCCGCGACCGGTTCGTCTTTTGCACCCAGCAGCAATGGCGGTGCGTCGCCGTCGCGTTCGTTCGGCGGTGTGGCTCAGTTGTCCGTCCCACAGGCCGTGAAACTGCCCGAAGGCAAAAAGCTGTTGCTGACCAACATGAGCCCCCCGGCGTCGATCCAAGCGGACACCACACCGTACGACTTTTCCGCTTTGGGCAACGCCGCGTTGAACGTGACGAAAAAAGAGTTTCGCGAAGACATGACGCGGCCGTTCATCGTCGGCAGCGACGGGTCCACGCTGGCGTGTTGTCTGAAATCCAGCTGGTCGAACAATGACAAGTTCACCAAAGTCTTTCGCATCGACGGACGTCGTGGCTCGGCCCAACAAGTCGCCGAATGCACGGGCCGTTCGTTCGGGATCGCGTCGGCGGATCCTGGGACCGGTGACGCCCTGATCATCTTTGACGCGGCCCAGGGCACCCAATCCAGCGGCCTTGGCATCATGACCGGCCTGACCGACGGGTCGCCCCGCATCGCGATGACTTGGGACATGTTCCCCGGCGATTCCAACAAGAAAGACTACGTGCGTTATCGACGCGTGCTTCCCGGCGGCATCGCCGTGGTGGTCTATGGCCAAACCATCCGCGTGATCAACTATCGCAATCGATCCACGGTCTGGACCTGTGCCCAAACGATGTTCAACGAACCCGCCGTTTCGGCCGGCGGACGATACACCGCCGTTGCCGATACCACCGGCGAACAAATCGCGATCGTCGAAACCGCGACCGGTCAACAAATCGGTTCGGTCCCGTGTGGAAAAATCGGCTCGGTATCGATGGGCTTTTCCCCCGACGCCAAACGCATCGCCTTGTCCGAAGGCAACAAGGTCCGGGTGTTCGAAGTCGCCACCGGCGAAGTCTTGCTGGAACACGAGGCCAATGTGCCACTGTCCAAACACGGCGGCCAGTTGCCTTGGTACGGTCAATCGTTCCTGCTGTTACCGACCGGGCCGGTGTTAAGCCTGAAACGCAACCTGATCGTTTGGAACTATCAAATGCAGGGAGAGCCCATCGAATACGCCGACCGAATTTTCGAAGGCCTGTACCCGGTGGTCAACGATGGCAGTGTGGGCATCGTTCGTTTGCCACATGAAAAGGCGATCGAAGCGGCGGATCGCGAAGTCGGTGATTTGGCCGCCGTGTCACAGGGTGATTCGATCGCGGTGAACGTGACAGGATCCGGCCCCGGTGCAACGACGAATCAAATCCGCAGCTGGATCGAAGCGGCGATTGAAAAAGCGGGCTACCGCGTCGCATCCGATGCACCGACGAAGCTGAACGCTTCGGTGACTCGTGGCAAAACCGAAGAACGTTCCTATCGAGAGTTCGGAAACTTCGGGACCACCGAAGTGAAGTTCACACCCTACATCAGCAAGGTGGATGTGGTTCAGGGCAGCGATACCCTGTGGACTCGCAGCAGTCGCAGCAGCATGCCGTTCTTCGTTCGCGGCGACAAAACACTGAAGCAGATCGCTCGCGAAAACGAAAAACCCAACACCGGCGTTTTCGAGAACATGGAGTTGCCCGAACAGATTCTGAAACTGGAATACCAAAAAGGCTTCGGCAACAGCATGGTTTCCATCCAAGGCATCCGCGACATGTAA
- a CDS encoding ABC transporter permease, with amino-acid sequence MTSLIRRILTAAGPLLALLVVIAFFAIADAAQGFEGRFLTSGSARLVGLQSVKIGIAALGMTMIIIAGGIDLSAGTAAALCGCTAAWTLQQGGGIAAAFAVAIATGMLCGCVNGSLVSLLRLVPFIITLGTMTVFMGLGKTIADEGGTITPPVESIPNWLVSMVTQFPEPEWIAYPILPNFCWGVWLWLVLAAGVSFLLHRTVLGRHLYAIGSNESTARLCGVPVVRTKLLVYSLAGCLVGLAGMVDLARMGKGDASAGMGLELEIIAAVVIGGGSLSGGRGSVIGTICGVLIMGVINHGCTALGLENQVENILLGAIIITAVYVDRLRNPG; translated from the coding sequence ATGACTTCGCTGATTCGACGAATCTTGACCGCCGCCGGGCCGTTGTTGGCTTTGCTGGTGGTGATCGCGTTTTTCGCAATCGCCGACGCGGCCCAAGGCTTTGAAGGCCGTTTTCTGACCAGCGGATCGGCACGACTGGTGGGGCTGCAAAGCGTCAAGATCGGGATCGCCGCGTTGGGGATGACGATGATCATCATCGCCGGCGGAATCGACCTTTCGGCGGGAACCGCGGCGGCGTTGTGTGGGTGCACCGCGGCCTGGACGTTGCAGCAAGGCGGCGGCATCGCGGCGGCGTTTGCCGTGGCAATCGCGACCGGCATGCTGTGTGGATGTGTCAACGGTTCGCTGGTCAGTTTGCTGCGGTTGGTGCCGTTCATCATCACGCTGGGTACAATGACCGTGTTCATGGGGCTTGGCAAAACCATCGCCGATGAAGGCGGCACGATCACACCGCCGGTGGAATCGATTCCCAATTGGCTGGTATCGATGGTGACGCAGTTCCCCGAACCCGAGTGGATCGCCTATCCGATCCTGCCCAATTTCTGTTGGGGCGTTTGGTTGTGGCTGGTGTTGGCCGCCGGCGTCAGTTTTCTACTTCACCGCACCGTTCTGGGCCGCCACTTGTACGCGATCGGTTCCAACGAATCGACCGCTCGCTTGTGCGGTGTCCCCGTTGTGCGAACAAAATTGTTGGTTTATTCGTTGGCCGGTTGCCTGGTCGGTCTGGCCGGGATGGTCGACTTGGCGCGGATGGGCAAAGGCGACGCCAGTGCGGGCATGGGGCTGGAACTGGAAATCATCGCCGCGGTGGTGATCGGCGGCGGGTCGCTATCGGGCGGTCGCGGCAGCGTGATCGGAACCATTTGCGGCGTGCTGATCATGGGCGTGATCAATCACGGATGCACCGCACTGGGTTTGGAAAACCAAGTGGAAAATATCCTACTGGGTGCAATCATCATCACAGCCGTCTACGTCGACCGGCTGCGCAACCCCGGCTGA
- a CDS encoding sugar ABC transporter ATP-binding protein: MTVDDSSNRPSESTDDRAVVVAKGLGKRYGPHWVLRDVSIRLRPGQVMALLGENGAGKSTMIKILSGAVVPDEGSLSVSGAPIRFGRPDVARRSGIATVYQELSVCDDLSVEDNIMLGREHGRIGTLNRRSQRQIVDAALQRLGHADLDPKTQVGDLSVAAKQLVEIARAIAGNAKLLILDEPTSSLTAADVRQLFEVTRKLAGEGLAVLYISHFLEEVRQLCDSYTVLRDGRMTGSGQLSDAGESEIVRLMVGRDVDDLYPQTERCTGDPVLRCQNVTGPGIASPTDLTVHRGEILGIAGLIGAGRTELVEAVFGMRSRGGGVEMNDNIIPPDHPAAAIAAGLSLVSEDRKGQGLAQNLSIADNTTLSRLGPYATANVLNEKRRHQAVDELIEQLQVKCRGGQQTVGELSGGNQQKVALARSLHEQADCLILDEPTRGVDVGTKAQIYRLIGRTAADGTAILFISSYFQELLHMCDRIAVMARGRIVEIRDAKDWDEHDLLIASMKT, translated from the coding sequence ATGACGGTTGACGATTCATCGAATCGCCCGTCCGAATCCACCGATGATCGGGCGGTGGTGGTCGCCAAAGGTCTGGGAAAGCGCTACGGACCGCATTGGGTTTTGCGGGACGTTTCGATCCGCTTGCGCCCCGGCCAAGTGATGGCATTGCTGGGTGAAAACGGCGCCGGCAAGAGCACGATGATCAAGATCCTGAGCGGTGCGGTCGTCCCCGACGAAGGATCGCTGTCCGTCTCCGGTGCACCGATTCGTTTCGGACGCCCCGACGTGGCGCGGCGATCCGGCATCGCCACGGTCTATCAAGAACTGAGCGTCTGTGATGACCTGAGCGTCGAAGACAACATCATGCTGGGACGCGAACATGGACGAATCGGAACCCTAAACCGGCGATCCCAGCGACAGATCGTCGACGCGGCACTTCAGCGACTGGGTCACGCCGACTTGGACCCGAAAACACAGGTTGGCGACCTTTCGGTGGCCGCTAAACAGTTGGTCGAAATCGCTCGGGCCATCGCGGGCAACGCCAAGCTGTTGATCCTGGACGAACCCACCAGTTCGCTAACCGCCGCGGATGTCAGGCAACTGTTCGAAGTCACACGCAAGTTGGCCGGCGAAGGATTGGCGGTGCTGTACATCAGCCATTTTTTGGAAGAAGTCCGCCAGCTGTGCGATTCCTACACCGTGTTGCGTGACGGACGCATGACGGGCAGCGGACAACTGAGCGACGCCGGTGAATCGGAAATCGTTCGGCTGATGGTCGGTCGCGACGTGGACGATCTGTACCCGCAAACCGAACGCTGCACCGGAGATCCCGTTTTGCGATGCCAAAACGTCACCGGCCCGGGCATCGCATCACCGACGGATCTGACGGTCCATCGTGGCGAAATCCTTGGCATCGCCGGGCTGATCGGCGCGGGACGGACGGAATTGGTCGAAGCCGTCTTTGGCATGCGATCGCGTGGCGGCGGTGTCGAAATGAACGACAACATAATTCCACCGGATCACCCCGCCGCGGCGATCGCCGCGGGATTGTCGTTGGTCAGCGAAGACCGCAAAGGCCAAGGGCTGGCGCAAAACCTATCGATCGCCGACAACACGACACTCAGCCGGTTGGGTCCCTACGCCACCGCCAACGTGTTGAATGAAAAACGTCGCCACCAAGCCGTGGACGAATTGATCGAACAGTTACAGGTCAAGTGTCGCGGTGGCCAACAAACCGTGGGCGAACTTTCCGGTGGCAACCAGCAGAAGGTCGCTTTGGCGCGATCGCTGCATGAGCAGGCCGATTGTTTGATACTGGACGAACCCACACGCGGTGTTGACGTCGGCACGAAAGCACAGATCTATCGTTTGATCGGACGGACCGCTGCCGACGGAACCGCCATCCTGTTCATCAGCAGTTACTTTCAAGAACTGTTGCACATGTGCGACCGCATCGCAGTGATGGCTCGCGGTCGCATCGTGGAAATTCGCGATGCCAAGGATTGGGATGAACACGACCTGTTGATCGCATCGATGAAGACCTAG
- a CDS encoding ABC transporter substrate-binding protein, producing the protein MVRSIFLICTLTATTMMLVGCQPPSETADGSSSDGDWTIAMIPKGETHIYWKSVHFGARQAADELGVDLQWKGPSKENDRDEQISVMQSFLNRQVDGICLCPLDADALVRPVAEAGRAKVPVVIFDSGLSDTSGTVSYVATDNFRGGQMAGDAMAKALGEKGNVVVMRYQKGSESTHQREEGFLEAIGKYPDMTVISSDQYGGSTTEAAIDKSQQIFNKFGDEIDGIFASCEPTAAGILQTLRDRKSAGDVALVAFDSSETLRKAMADGEVTAIVLQDPVRMGYLSIQTMVQHLRGEDVQRRVDTGVFVATPDNMDDEKIRSLLQPGQA; encoded by the coding sequence ATGGTCCGATCCATTTTTCTGATTTGCACGCTGACCGCCACGACGATGATGCTGGTTGGTTGTCAGCCGCCGTCCGAAACCGCCGACGGCTCGTCCAGTGATGGCGATTGGACGATCGCGATGATCCCCAAAGGCGAAACGCACATCTATTGGAAATCGGTCCACTTCGGTGCACGCCAAGCCGCCGACGAACTGGGGGTCGACCTGCAGTGGAAAGGCCCTTCGAAAGAAAACGATCGCGATGAACAAATCAGCGTGATGCAGAGCTTTCTGAACCGGCAGGTCGATGGCATATGCCTGTGCCCGCTGGACGCCGACGCGTTGGTCCGGCCGGTGGCCGAAGCCGGTCGTGCCAAGGTCCCCGTGGTGATCTTTGACAGCGGGCTGTCCGACACCAGCGGCACCGTGTCCTACGTGGCCACCGACAACTTTCGCGGCGGCCAAATGGCGGGCGATGCGATGGCAAAAGCCTTGGGCGAAAAAGGCAACGTCGTCGTGATGCGTTACCAAAAAGGCAGCGAAAGCACTCACCAACGCGAAGAAGGTTTCCTGGAAGCCATCGGCAAGTACCCCGACATGACGGTCATCAGCAGCGACCAGTACGGCGGATCGACCACCGAAGCGGCGATCGACAAGTCGCAACAGATCTTCAACAAGTTCGGCGACGAAATCGACGGGATCTTTGCCTCCTGTGAACCGACCGCCGCGGGCATTCTGCAAACGTTGCGTGATCGCAAGTCCGCCGGCGACGTCGCCTTGGTGGCTTTTGACAGCAGCGAAACGCTTCGCAAAGCGATGGCCGACGGCGAAGTCACCGCAATCGTCCTACAGGATCCCGTGCGAATGGGTTATCTGTCGATCCAAACCATGGTCCAGCACCTCCGCGGTGAAGACGTCCAGCGGCGCGTGGACACCGGTGTGTTCGTGGCAACCCCCGACAACATGGACGACGAAAAGATCCGCAGTCTGTTGCAGCCCGGCCAAGCGTGA
- a CDS encoding extracellular solute-binding protein, translating into MLHATALLVVLLCSGCVPRSESDVVVYSALDQEFAEPILMGFERRQDGETGVIAKFDVESTKTVGLVNQIIAEKDRPQCDLFWNNEILHTVRLQKLGLLQPHDWNVAATWPKDLIASDKTWCGFATRARVLIVNTDMIPDAAERPNSVDDLRDPRWAKDCAMARPLFGTTATHFAVIRDRIGPDAALKMLSQIVDNAVILSGNKQVAQAVSTGRLAWGLTDTDDAFVEQELGYPVAIIFPDQQPEQPGTLRIPNTLAILKDAPHPVAAGRLADYLMTGEIEDRLAMGPSSQMPVSPDSKFPPPVLPDEPVRWMQVDFESAAEGWPQWADAVRDVLGEP; encoded by the coding sequence ATGCTTCACGCGACGGCCTTGCTTGTGGTGTTGCTTTGTAGCGGTTGCGTTCCGCGTAGCGAGAGCGACGTCGTGGTCTATTCGGCGCTGGATCAAGAATTTGCCGAGCCGATTTTGATGGGGTTTGAACGCCGACAGGATGGCGAAACCGGCGTCATCGCCAAGTTTGACGTCGAATCCACCAAAACCGTGGGGCTGGTCAACCAGATCATCGCGGAGAAGGATCGACCGCAGTGCGATTTGTTTTGGAACAATGAAATCCTGCACACCGTGCGTCTGCAAAAGTTGGGGCTGCTGCAACCGCATGACTGGAACGTCGCCGCCACTTGGCCCAAGGACTTGATCGCCAGTGACAAGACGTGGTGTGGGTTTGCCACACGGGCTCGGGTGCTGATCGTCAACACCGATATGATTCCGGACGCGGCGGAACGCCCCAATTCGGTCGATGATTTGCGCGACCCGCGGTGGGCAAAGGACTGCGCCATGGCTCGGCCCCTGTTCGGCACCACCGCCACCCACTTCGCCGTTATCCGCGATCGAATCGGCCCAGACGCGGCGTTGAAAATGCTAAGCCAAATTGTCGACAACGCGGTCATCTTGTCGGGCAACAAACAGGTCGCCCAAGCCGTTTCGACGGGCCGTCTGGCTTGGGGGCTGACCGACACCGACGACGCTTTTGTCGAACAAGAGCTTGGGTACCCGGTCGCGATCATCTTTCCCGATCAACAACCCGAACAGCCCGGCACGTTGCGGATTCCCAACACACTGGCGATTTTAAAAGACGCTCCGCACCCGGTCGCCGCGGGACGTTTGGCCGACTATTTGATGACCGGAGAAATCGAAGACCGCTTGGCGATGGGGCCCAGCAGCCAGATGCCGGTCAGCCCCGACAGCAAGTTCCCGCCGCCGGTCTTGCCCGATGAACCGGTTCGCTGGATGCAAGTGGATTTTGAATCGGCGGCCGAAGGCTGGCCGCAATGGGCCGACGCGGTTCGCGACGTGCTGGGCGAACCATAG